AGAGTTGTCCGAAGCGAAGCGAATTCAGTGCTGCAATCGGACGTGCACCCATACAGAAGACATCGCGCAGAATTCCACCGACACCGGTCGCGGCGCCCTGATAGGGTTCGACTGCGGACGGGTGGTTGTGCGATTCGATTTTGAACACGACGGCAAGGTCGTTGCCGAGATCGACAGCGCCGGCGTTTTCCTCGCCGGCTTCGGTGAGAAGCGCCTTGCCGGAGCGCGGCAGGGTCTTGAGTAATGCGATAGAATTCTTGTATGAGCAGTGTTCGGACCACATGACCGAGAAGATCCCTAACTCGGTGAATGATGGTTCGCGACCCAGGATTTGCTTGATCTTGTCGTATTCGTCCGGCAACAGGCCGTGGTCAGCGACTAATTGTGGGGTGATTTTCGGTTCCGCCATTGATCCTCCGTCACGGAAAGAGCGGAATGATACGACTCTTTGGAGGAAAATCAACGGGAAAAGTAGGGAAAGAACGCTTGAAGTCGGGTGCGAATTCGTTCGGGCACTGAAGTTTGGGAATAAAAATGCCGGGAGACCCAATTAGTTACTAACCGATACACGGTTTAGGTTGATCCTGCTCATCCATTGGGCAAGATCCCGAGAGTAATTACGGTGTGCTCCTCGCTACCACAGTGGGTGCATCTGGAGCCGACCAGGCCGGGGATATCCGGTCTAAATATTTGGGTCTCCCGGTCGCAATTATTATACGTATGAGCTAAATCAGTGGGAAGCACTATTTTAGCATCCGAAAAAAATAGTTAGGAAGGGCTTGATTTTCTCATCAGAATCCGTATTATAAAAGTCTAAACTTTTCGGAGGTATGGAAATTGTCGAGAGCTTGTGATATTTGCGGTAAGGGTCCCCAGTTTGGGCACAGTGTTTCGCACGCCCACAACCTGACCAAACGCCGCTTCAATCCGAATCTTCGCAACGTCCGCGCCCGTCACGAGGGCAAGGTTACGAATATTCGCGTCTGCACCCGCTGCATCAAAGCCGGTAAAGTCGTCAAAGTCTACTAATTCGCCGCAGTCGAAATCGTAATCGATTTCGACTCTGCCGGCTAATTCCCTTTCATATTTAATACTGAGTCGATCAAGTCGGCGTATTTGTGTTTGTGTCCGGGTTTGGGTTTATCTGCCACTTCTGCAGATAGAAGCGCCCTCACCTCCCGATAGAATCGGGATCGTTGACCTACCCTTCTCAAATACAGGGAGAGGGAGACCTGGCGCAGCTACTTCCTGACATTGCAAAGTGGTATTGAATTGTTGTCTCGTGCCGGGCGTTGCCGCCACCCCTCTCCCAAAGGGGAGGGGATTCGAGTGCCAGTAGTTGTTTCCCTCTCCCGCTGGGGGATTAGAGGGCGTCTATCATCTCATAAAGTATTCGAAAAGGTAGAAGGTCTCTATCTGTGCCAGTACTTCGGCATTAGTGAAGAGGGGAAATTCGAGGACTGAGCCAGTAGTTGTTTCCCTCTCCCGCCGGGAGAGGGATTAAGGGTGAGGGCGTTTCAGATTGAGCGTGGTGGCGTTTCCACGCCAGAGCGAACTGCAAAAAACATCCCCCGCCTCTTGCGAGACGGGGGCGAAACGTGCAAAACCCAAGTTGTCGTGGTAGGGTCGGTTAACTTGACATCTTTTTTTCCAACGAACTGTCAGGAGCACAAGGCTCCTGACCTACTTAGCTACAAGTCTATCTCATGCGATTGCGCAGGAAGGCTGGGATTTCCAGGTCCTCCTGGTCGACTTCGTCCGAGCCGTTCGTGATGAATTCTTCGCTTTTCATTTCGCCTTCGGCGCCGACAATGTGCGGCACGGTGGCGCGCTCAAGCGTTTTTTCGAACAGGTCGATTGGTTCAGTCACGCGATCGACGCGCTCGAAACGTTCAACCATTTCACGCTTGGCGTTACCAAATCCGGTAGCGATAACCGTGACGCGAATTTCGTCCTCAAGCGTCGGGTCGATCACTGCGCCGAAGATGATGTTGGCATCGGAGCCGGCTGCGTCATAGATGACGGTAGTGGCTTCGTTGACTTCGTAGAGCGTCATATCAGGTGAACCGGTGACGTTCATCAGCAGGCCCTTGGCGCCGGAGATAATCACATCTTCAAGGAGAGGCGAGTTGATTGCCATGCGCGCGGCGTTTGCGGCTTTGTTCTCGCCACAGCCATAGCCGGAGCCCATCATCGCATCGCCCATTTCCATCATGACAGTGCGGACATC
This is a stretch of genomic DNA from bacterium. It encodes these proteins:
- a CDS encoding 50S ribosomal protein L28 — encoded protein: MSRACDICGKGPQFGHSVSHAHNLTKRRFNPNLRNVRARHEGKVTNIRVCTRCIKAGKVVKVY